The Mytilus galloprovincialis chromosome 4, xbMytGall1.hap1.1, whole genome shotgun sequence genome contains a region encoding:
- the LOC143073512 gene encoding V-type proton ATPase subunit B isoform X2: MLGRVFNGSGKPIDRGPPVLAEDFLDIQGQPINPWSRIYPEEMIQTGISAIDGMNSIARGQKIPIFSAAGLPHNEIAAQICRQGGLVKVPGKSVLDDHDDNFAIVFAAMGVNMETARFFKQDFEENGSMENVCLFLNLANDPTIERIITPRIALTTAEFLAYQCEKHVLVILTDMSSYADALREVSAAREEVPGRRGFPGYMYTDLATIYERAGRVEGRNGSITQIPILTMPNDDITHPIPDLTGYITEGQIYVDRQLHNRQIYPPINVLPSLSRLMKSAIGEGMTREDHSDVSNQLYACYAIGKDVQAMKAVVGEEALTPEDLLYLEFLTKFEKNFISQGHYENRTIFESLDIGWQLLRIFPKEMLKRIPQSTLAKYYPRDTQKSAGAAAHPDQSTQL; this comes from the exons ATGTTGG gTCGTGTATTCAATGGTTCAGGTAAACCTATAGATAGAGGACCACCAGTATTAGCAGAGGACTTCTTGGATATTCAAG gacAACCTATCAATCCCTGGTCTCGTATTTACCCAGAGGAAATGATCCAGACAGGAATATCAGCTATAGATGGTATGAACAGTATTGCCAGAGGACAGAAAATTCCTATCTTCTCTGCTGCTGGTTTACCTCACAATGAA ATTGCTGCACAGATTTGTAGACAGGGTGGTCTTGTCAAAGTTCCAGGGAAAAGTGTATTAGATGATCACGATGACAACTTTGCTATTGTGTTTGCAGCTATGGGT GTCAATATGGAAACTGCTCGATTTTTCAAACAAGACTTTGAAGAGAATGGTTCTATGGAAAATGTGTGTCTTTTCTTGAACTTAGCTAATGATCCAAC CATTGAACGTATCATCACTCCTAGAATTGCTTTGACAACAGCAGAATTTTTAGCTTACCAGTGTGAGAAACACGTGTTGGTCATTTTAACAGACATGAGCTCTTATGCTGATGCTTTGAGAGAG GTATCAGCTGCCAGAGAAGAGGTACCAGGTCGTCGTGGTTTCCCAGGTTACATGTACACAGATTTAGCTACTATTTATGAAAGAGCTGGTCGTGTTGAGGGACGTAATGGTTCCATTACACAGATTCCTATCTTAACTATGCCTAACGATg ATATTACCCATCCTATTCCTGATTTAACTGGTTATATCACAGAAGGACAGATCTATGTAGACAGACAATTACATAATAGACAG ATCTATCCACCAATCAACGTATTACCTTCACTATCCAGATTGATGAAGTCAGCTATTGGAGAAGGCATGACAAGAGAAGATCACTCTGATGTTTCTAATCAATTG TATGCTTGTTATGCTATTGGTAAAGACGTACAAGCTATGAAGGCTGTCGTAGGAGAGGAGGCTTTAACTCCAGAAGATTTGttgtatttagaatttttaaccaaatttgagAAGAATTTTATATCACAGG GTCATTACGAAAACAGAACAATTTTTGAATCTCTAGATATTGGATGGCAATTGTTGCGTATTTTCCCAAAAGAAATGTTAAAACGTATTCCACAGTCAACTTTGGCAAAATATTATCCAAGAGACACACAAAAATCAGCAGGGGCAGCGGCCCATCCAGATCAAAGCACACAATTATAA
- the LOC143073512 gene encoding V-type proton ATPase subunit B isoform X1: MAKTIDMSSFNGPLNDVAARKINQLAVTRDYISQPRITYKTVSGVNGPLVILDDVKFAKFAEIVHLTLADGTVRSGQVLEVSGSKAIVQVFEGTSGIDAKHTLCEFTGDILRTPVSEDMLGRVFNGSGKPIDRGPPVLAEDFLDIQGQPINPWSRIYPEEMIQTGISAIDGMNSIARGQKIPIFSAAGLPHNEIAAQICRQGGLVKVPGKSVLDDHDDNFAIVFAAMGVNMETARFFKQDFEENGSMENVCLFLNLANDPTIERIITPRIALTTAEFLAYQCEKHVLVILTDMSSYADALREVSAAREEVPGRRGFPGYMYTDLATIYERAGRVEGRNGSITQIPILTMPNDDITHPIPDLTGYITEGQIYVDRQLHNRQIYPPINVLPSLSRLMKSAIGEGMTREDHSDVSNQLYACYAIGKDVQAMKAVVGEEALTPEDLLYLEFLTKFEKNFISQGHYENRTIFESLDIGWQLLRIFPKEMLKRIPQSTLAKYYPRDTQKSAGAAAHPDQSTQL, from the exons ATGGCGAAAACTATTGACATGAGTTCTTTCAACGGACCATTAAATGATGTTGCTGCACGAAAGATAAATCAACTTGCAGTTACAAGAGACTACATCTCTCAACCTAGGATAA catATAAAACCGTGTCCGGTGTAAATGGACCTTTGGTTATCCTGGATGATGTAAAG tttGCCAAGTTTGCAGAAATTGTACATTTAACGTTAGCAGATGGAACTGTCAGAAGTGGACAAGTTCTGGAAGTGTCTGGCTCTAAAGCCATTGTTCAG GTATTTGAAGGAACCTCTGGAATTGATGCCAAACATACATTATGTGAATTTACAGGAGATATTCTTAGAACTCCCGTATCAGAGGACATGTTGG gTCGTGTATTCAATGGTTCAGGTAAACCTATAGATAGAGGACCACCAGTATTAGCAGAGGACTTCTTGGATATTCAAG gacAACCTATCAATCCCTGGTCTCGTATTTACCCAGAGGAAATGATCCAGACAGGAATATCAGCTATAGATGGTATGAACAGTATTGCCAGAGGACAGAAAATTCCTATCTTCTCTGCTGCTGGTTTACCTCACAATGAA ATTGCTGCACAGATTTGTAGACAGGGTGGTCTTGTCAAAGTTCCAGGGAAAAGTGTATTAGATGATCACGATGACAACTTTGCTATTGTGTTTGCAGCTATGGGT GTCAATATGGAAACTGCTCGATTTTTCAAACAAGACTTTGAAGAGAATGGTTCTATGGAAAATGTGTGTCTTTTCTTGAACTTAGCTAATGATCCAAC CATTGAACGTATCATCACTCCTAGAATTGCTTTGACAACAGCAGAATTTTTAGCTTACCAGTGTGAGAAACACGTGTTGGTCATTTTAACAGACATGAGCTCTTATGCTGATGCTTTGAGAGAG GTATCAGCTGCCAGAGAAGAGGTACCAGGTCGTCGTGGTTTCCCAGGTTACATGTACACAGATTTAGCTACTATTTATGAAAGAGCTGGTCGTGTTGAGGGACGTAATGGTTCCATTACACAGATTCCTATCTTAACTATGCCTAACGATg ATATTACCCATCCTATTCCTGATTTAACTGGTTATATCACAGAAGGACAGATCTATGTAGACAGACAATTACATAATAGACAG ATCTATCCACCAATCAACGTATTACCTTCACTATCCAGATTGATGAAGTCAGCTATTGGAGAAGGCATGACAAGAGAAGATCACTCTGATGTTTCTAATCAATTG TATGCTTGTTATGCTATTGGTAAAGACGTACAAGCTATGAAGGCTGTCGTAGGAGAGGAGGCTTTAACTCCAGAAGATTTGttgtatttagaatttttaaccaaatttgagAAGAATTTTATATCACAGG GTCATTACGAAAACAGAACAATTTTTGAATCTCTAGATATTGGATGGCAATTGTTGCGTATTTTCCCAAAAGAAATGTTAAAACGTATTCCACAGTCAACTTTGGCAAAATATTATCCAAGAGACACACAAAAATCAGCAGGGGCAGCGGCCCATCCAGATCAAAGCACACAATTATAA